CTGCCCTGCCATCGAACCTATGGCCCCTGCTCCACTGGAAACAAATACAGTATCACCTTTTTTCACCTGTACACCTCGGGTCAATGCAGCATAGGCAGTCCAACCATGGCCGAGATAAGCTGCGGGATCAGGTTCACTGCAGTCGATGAGCTTGCAATCTTGCTCTTTAACCACTGCATATTTCCGCCAACCAAACGGATGCATGACAAGGCTACCAACAGGTAGACAGCTGGCTGCTCCGGCCTGAATAACTTCTCCGATCGCGCCATCCGCCAAAGTATCTCCAGGATTAAGCGGTGGGAATGGAATTCCTTCAGCGGCCTTTGCATCTTCCTGTGCCATCAACCTTGTTGATATAGATACACGGAACCAACGATTCCGGATGATGACTTCATGAGGCTCGGGCGCAGGAATGGGCGTTTCTATAATGGTAAAATCTTCGGGGTGAATTTCCCCTTGTATATGGCGTATGAGTTTAACTTCTCGATTATTGGTTGAACTTGTAAACATGACGGACACTCCATAAGAATAAGTTTGCTCTTTCTGGTAAAATCCAAAATATGAGCATTTGCTTATATTAATAATAGAGGTCGTATATGGCTACTCGCATTCCTACAGGCCATCGCGTGATGCGCAAATCCCCTAAACAACAGCGTTCCCAAGTCACGGTGGAGATCATCGTCGAAGCCGGTGCTCGCGTTTTAGCTCATAAAGGCTGGGCTAATTTTACAACTAATGAGGTAGCACGTACCGCAGGCGTCAGTATCGGATCGCTGTACCAATATTTTCCAAATAACTTGGCGATTGCCGAAGCTATTCGAAAACGGCATCTTGATGAAATACTACGCGTGCTTCCTGATATCAAAGAACAAGAAGAACCGGTTTCTCTCGAACAACATATTGGCCAGTTAATTGATGGGCTTATTGCACTTCACTCGACTAACCAAAATCTGCATCGCATTCTGATCCATGAAGTTCCGCTTGCTCCGAGGGAGTTTTATGACACCTTTGAGCGTGAGTATCATCGTCGCTATGAAGTAATCATCCGAGCGGCGGCTCCTTCAAATGATACTAAAACTGACTACTTAGTCGTAGCACGTATTCTTGCAGATGCGTTGGAAGGCATTATCCATTCAGCCTCTCGTCGGAATGAACTTATGTCACCGATTATAAAAAAAGAAATGATGAAGATGATAATGTCTTATCTCTCGTTACAAGAAAGTCACTAACCCGTCTCTGGGGAAAGCCTATCAAAATAATGTAGTATTAGTGCGATACTGAGTTCAAATTCTAGACAGTTTTCTTGAGATTCATTACATTGGACTAGGTAGTAAATCAGACTAAGTTTTTTGTTACCTATTTCTATTCATGGGTCTGAATCATATTCAATGCCCTTTTTTCAAAGAAGCAAGAGTAATCCCGATGACAATTAAATCATTTTGGGTAGATCCCTATGCAACATCACATACCACACAAGTTAAAAATGTCGTTGGCAATGACATTGAATTAAATTCAACAATTTTCTTCGCTTTTTCTGGCGGGCAAGAAAGTGATGAAGGTTCTATAGGTGGTTACCCTGTGATAGCGGCTAAAAAAACAGCATTAAATATCACCTATACACTACCTGAAGGACATCAGCTAGAAGTGGGACAATCGGTAGATGTGCTGATTAATGGAGAAAGACGTCAACGTCTTATGCGTCTTCATTTTGCCGCAGAGCTTGTGCTTGAACTATTTTATAAAACGTACGGGGACATCACAAAAATTGGTGCGCATATCAGCCAAGACAAGTCTCGAATTGATTTTTTCTGGCCAGAAAGTATCACACACATCCTTCCTGATTTAGCAACAAAGGCCAATGAAATTATACTTGAAGACCATCAAATTCAGACGGGGTTTGATGATGAACCTAATGAACGTAGATACTGGAAAATTGAAGGGTTTTCTAAAGTCCCTTGTGGTGGCACACACGTCAGGTCCACAGCGGAGATTGGCACCATTCGATTAAAAAGAGTAAATATCGGCAAAGGGAAAGAGCGGGTAGAAATATATCTTAATGATGCGGAAGATAAGGTTACCACGTTATGAAAAAAGTTGCGTTAATATTAACCCCTGGCTTTGCTGACTGGGAATACTCACTGATTGCTGGAACGAGTACCTATTACGGTGTTGATGTACAATTTTATTCGCCAACACCGGGCGTATTTCACTCACAAGGTGGGTTATCTGTCACGGTTGATGGAACTTTGCAGCAATGTTTAATGTGGCTGCCAGATGTGGTAGTGATAATTGGGGGAACCATTTGGGAAACAAAAAACGCACCTGATTTACGGCAGTTTCTTCATACGTGTAATAATGAGTCTCATGCTGCCATAGCTGGTATCTGCGGTGGAACGCTTGCGCTTGCACGGGCGGGCTTGCTTAATAACATAACTCATACATCAAATAACCCCAGCTTCTTGTTAGAAAATGCTGACGGTTATACAGGCAATCATTACTATTGTAATAGTGCTGTTGCCGTGGTTTCCGACGGAATTATTACCAGTTCGGGCTCAGCGCCGGTAAGTTTCACAACAACAGTATTTCAAATGGCAGGCGTACCCGTTTCCAATATTAACCAATTAAAACAGATGCTAGCTGCAGAACACCTCGAATCAATCTAATAGGCGTTATTTTGATTGCTCGCTACGAGTGGGCTTTACTCCCTTAAAAACGACTCATAAGTAGCTTCTAAGGCGAGTCCAAGATAACGGGACGTTAACGAAGGATTAACGCCATCAGAAATAGAGTAAGACGGTTTTTAATAAGACAGTATGTTTCTCACATACCGTCTTTCCCAATTACTTATTCCCGATAACCATTTGTGATGGTGCACCTACTGCCACAAATTCATCAACAAAGGTTAACTCACCTGTGTTTGGTGCAACTTTAAAACGTGTGATATTGTCACTACGTTGATTTAATGCGTATAGATATTGGCCATTAGGCGAAAGTGTTAATGTTCTTGGATAATCACCGCGAGTCCATGTGTATGCTGCATCCCCCAAAGTACCGTCGGCATTAACATTAAAATGAGCAATTGAATTATGCAATCGGTTCGCAGCATATAGTTGCTTACCATCTTTGCTTTCAACAATACCTGAAATAAAACTGGTCCCTTTGTAGTTTTTAGGCAATGTTGAGGTTGTGTGCCCTTCTTTTAACGTCCCTTTTTGCTTATCAAAATGGTATTGAGTGAGTGTTGACGCTTCTTCGTTAACTAACCACACATTATCCCCATCTTTTGAAAAAACAAAATGACGTGGTCCGGAGCCTTTTGAAGATGACATAATAAACGGTGGATTATTCGGTATGAGTTTTCCATTTTTATCCTCAAATTTATATTGATAAATACGGTCTAAACCGAGGTCAGTGACAAACACAAACTTTCCAGATGGGTCGGTTCCTATCATGTGTGCATGAGGGCCATTATGGTCGCTAATAGCAAAGCTGCCTTCAACGGCGGCTTCTGGTCGAGGTGCGCCCGCAGGGCCTTGATTTTGTATCATTTCACTCGCGATATTTAACCCGCCGTCCTCACGTATAGGTAAAACCGCAACCGAACCACTATGGTAATTTGCCACTAATAAAAAGCGTTCATCTGGGGTCAATGACAAGTAGACTGGGCCATCGCCTCCTGAAAGAACATTATTAATAGCCTCAAGTTCACCCGTATCTTTGACCCGCCAAGCATGAATAGTGCCTTTTTCAGTTTCACTACCAGCATATAATATCTTACCATTTTTAGAGAGTACCAATTGCGCGGCATTGGTAAGTGGGGCTGCGAGTGTTTTGTTGGTTAACTGCCCTGTTTGTTCGTTGATATCAAAACGATAAACACCCTCCCCATTTGGGCTATAAGTCCCTACCCATGCAAACTGTGATTCAGCAAATAACGACGAGCTAGCAAACATTAAGGATAATGCCCAATACGATAATTTCGTTGACATAATAAGCACCTAAATTAAGCCATTAATAAAATCGCATCATATTGATGATGTGCGCGATATCTAACCACTACTCTGACACCATACTGGATTGGCTTAATGCTGTGCAGACAGTGAATTTCCATTTCATCGTGGAAATAATGCCTACACTAGGGCATCCCTTTTCCACTTCTCTATTCATCGAGATGAAAATTGGTTTTTCGTAGAAATCATAGTGTTATCCATTATGAGAATACTTAAATTTAGGTTAAGTAATAATTGCTATTTTTGGGATATCGATCGCGATATTAAAATCATCCTGAATGATTTATTTTTCCTTAAAAATATTATTCTATTTTGTTTTTGCAATAACATACTTATTAATAAGGAAATAATAGTGTGTTCTGCCCTATATCTGCCTAAATGACATCTTTTCTTACTGATTAAGAATTGCTTAAAGTATTTTTTATAGTTGATAATACCTAACAGTTACTTGTTATAAGTACTAATGATGTATTCCAAATTAATAAACTTAAGGAAGACTTCCAATGCAACTCAATAAGTTAGCGATATACAGCACGATGTTAATTGTGACGGGAACAGCTTACAGCGCTGAAGTTTATAACCATCAAGGTAATAAAATGGATGTTTATGGGCAAATTGATGTCCGTCATCATATTGCTAAGTCTAAAAGTGGTGAAGATGGTGATGATTCAAGAGTTCGTTTAGGGCTAAAAGGTGATACGCAAATTACAGATCAGCTTATTGGTTTTGGCCGTTTTGAGTGGGAAACGGCGACGAATGAGTCTGAAAACGCTAACAATAACCAAAACCGTTTGGCCTATGCAGGGCTAAAATTGGGGGATTTTGGCTCCTTTGATTATGGCCGTAACTATGGTGTTATTTATGATACCAATGCCTGGACGGATGTTCTTCCTTTATGGGGAGCAGACACAATGGATCAGGAAGATACGTTCATGACTAGTCGTAACCGTAACCTACTGACCTATCGAAACAATAATGGATTTGGTTATATAGAAGGACTAAACTTCGCACTTCAGTATCAAGGCAAAAATGGTGACCAAAACTTATCGTCTAGTAATGATGTTTTGAGTAACAATGGTGATGGTTATGGTTTCTCAGCGGCATATGAATTAGGTTACGGCGTCACGTTTGGAGGTGGTTATTCAAACTCGAAACGTACATCTGCTCAAAATAATATTGTGACTGGCGCAACCGGCAAACGTGCTGAAGCATGGAATATTGGCAGTAAATTGGAGCTTGATGAGTTTTATTTAGCTGCAATGTACGGCCAAGCTTTAAATACCACAAGATTTGGTTCTGATGATGAATCTATTGCTAATAAAACAGAAAATTTAGAAGTTGTTGCACTATATTCTTTTGATTTTGGGCTTACCCCATCCATA
The window above is part of the Providencia sp. R33 genome. Proteins encoded here:
- a CDS encoding TetR/AcrR family transcriptional regulator, producing the protein MATRIPTGHRVMRKSPKQQRSQVTVEIIVEAGARVLAHKGWANFTTNEVARTAGVSIGSLYQYFPNNLAIAEAIRKRHLDEILRVLPDIKEQEEPVSLEQHIGQLIDGLIALHSTNQNLHRILIHEVPLAPREFYDTFEREYHRRYEVIIRAAAPSNDTKTDYLVVARILADALEGIIHSASRRNELMSPIIKKEMMKMIMSYLSLQESH
- a CDS encoding alanyl-tRNA editing protein, producing MTIKSFWVDPYATSHTTQVKNVVGNDIELNSTIFFAFSGGQESDEGSIGGYPVIAAKKTALNITYTLPEGHQLEVGQSVDVLINGERRQRLMRLHFAAELVLELFYKTYGDITKIGAHISQDKSRIDFFWPESITHILPDLATKANEIILEDHQIQTGFDDEPNERRYWKIEGFSKVPCGGTHVRSTAEIGTIRLKRVNIGKGKERVEIYLNDAEDKVTTL
- a CDS encoding DJ-1/PfpI family protein encodes the protein MKKVALILTPGFADWEYSLIAGTSTYYGVDVQFYSPTPGVFHSQGGLSVTVDGTLQQCLMWLPDVVVIIGGTIWETKNAPDLRQFLHTCNNESHAAIAGICGGTLALARAGLLNNITHTSNNPSFLLENADGYTGNHYYCNSAVAVVSDGIITSSGSAPVSFTTTVFQMAGVPVSNINQLKQMLAAEHLESI
- a CDS encoding lactonase family protein, which encodes MFASSSLFAESQFAWVGTYSPNGEGVYRFDINEQTGQLTNKTLAAPLTNAAQLVLSKNGKILYAGSETEKGTIHAWRVKDTGELEAINNVLSGGDGPVYLSLTPDERFLLVANYHSGSVAVLPIREDGGLNIASEMIQNQGPAGAPRPEAAVEGSFAISDHNGPHAHMIGTDPSGKFVFVTDLGLDRIYQYKFEDKNGKLIPNNPPFIMSSSKGSGPRHFVFSKDGDNVWLVNEEASTLTQYHFDKQKGTLKEGHTTSTLPKNYKGTSFISGIVESKDGKQLYAANRLHNSIAHFNVNADGTLGDAAYTWTRGDYPRTLTLSPNGQYLYALNQRSDNITRFKVAPNTGELTFVDEFVAVGAPSQMVIGNK
- a CDS encoding porin encodes the protein MQLNKLAIYSTMLIVTGTAYSAEVYNHQGNKMDVYGQIDVRHHIAKSKSGEDGDDSRVRLGLKGDTQITDQLIGFGRFEWETATNESENANNNQNRLAYAGLKLGDFGSFDYGRNYGVIYDTNAWTDVLPLWGADTMDQEDTFMTSRNRNLLTYRNNNGFGYIEGLNFALQYQGKNGDQNLSSSNDVLSNNGDGYGFSAAYELGYGVTFGGGYSNSKRTSAQNNIVTGATGKRAEAWNIGSKLELDEFYLAAMYGQALNTTRFGSDDESIANKTENLEVVALYSFDFGLTPSIGYNQSKGKNLGSNGNKDLVKYIAVGAAYDFNNNMSAVIDYKINLLNENGFTRDYGINTDNVLGLGLVYQF